One genomic region from Nymphaea colorata isolate Beijing-Zhang1983 chromosome 10, ASM883128v2, whole genome shotgun sequence encodes:
- the LOC116262802 gene encoding uncharacterized protein LOC116262802 — MESTSPETLAKQLTCDDGDDHHRYYEEDDDDSSGYGSLTRMSSARYLMDDDHSDDGGDDARRICMSRLSICNSTRSPLSDDYGDDDQWKPQYESGDADGELSDKKESEKETGTRTTSDSDIEPSKKPGRDVSLRGDTLDPLRRMQADPLSKPIEAKNYASENDVAEGSLRGNRRRKGGYRARVKKEKVLEKAWEMKKTMMMLMAGGDYNDDCEDGGNDHQSMPSTPKSTGCTYMDMDELKACRDLGFKVDGSSVRSRLSCSTIDTNSSAGTSPIANWRISSPGDDPTDVKARLLVWAHAVASTARLCN; from the exons ATGGAGTCGACTTCTCCTGAAACCCTTGCCAAGCAGCTCACATGCGATGATGGCGACGACCATCATCGGTATTACGAGGAAGATGACGATGACAGCAGTGGGTATGGCTCCCTCACGCGGATGAGTTCGGCCAGATACCTCATGGACGATGATCACAGCGATGATGGTGGCGATGATGCTAGAAGGATATGCATGTCTCGCTTGTCCATCTGCAACAGTACCAGGTCCCCCTTGTCTGACGACTATGGCGACGACGATCAATGGAAGCCTCAATACGAGTCAGGAGACGCAGATGGGGAACTCTCGGACAAGAAAGAAAGTGAGAAGGAAACGGGGACAAGGACTACGTCGGATTCCGACATCGAACCCAGCAAGAAACCGGGCAGAGATGTGTCGCTTAGGGGCGACACTCTGGACCCCTTGAGGAGGATGCAAGCCGACCCACTGAGCAAGCCCATCGAAGCCAAGAACTACGCGAGCGAGAACGACGTCGCAGAGGGCAGCCTCAGAGGAAACCGGCGAAGGAAGGGAGGGTACAGAGCGAgggtgaagaaggagaaggtaCTAGAGAAGGCGTGGGAGATGAAGAAGacgatgatgatgttgatggcaGGCGGCGATTACAACGACGACTGTGAGGATGGTGGCAACGATCACCAGTCGATGCCATCGACGCCAAAGAGCACGGGATGCACGTACATGGACATGGACGAGTTGAAGGCGTGTCGGGATCTCGGGTTTAAGGTCGACGGCTCGAGTGTGAGGAGCAGGCTTTCGTGTTCGACCATTGACACCAACAGCAGCGCCGGCACCTCGCCCATCGCCAACTGGAGAATCTCCAGCCCAG GGGATGACCCAACTGATGTGAAGGCGAGACTCTTAGTGTGGGCGCATGCGGTGGCCTCCACAGCTCGACTCtgcaattga